A single region of the Pieris rapae chromosome 19, ilPieRapa1.1, whole genome shotgun sequence genome encodes:
- the LOC110993523 gene encoding catalase has protein sequence MHRFILLIPLVLAYHSDPSKQLEEFKDVTKIPIGFMTTSNGAMVETKHGSSTLNTRLIHNEYFMDSLTHLSRERIPERVVHANGAAAFGYFEVTHDISHICKAQLFSSVGKKTPIAIRFSTIAPERGASNTVRDARGFAVKFYTEDGNFDIVGLNQPTFVLKDPLFFTTFAHTMKRNPATDLPDANMKWDFLTLRPESWNTFIRVFGDRGIFDGYRYMPGFSIHTYQVTNEAGTPYFVRFHFIPNAGEKTLTSEQAAKIQSTDPDYEKRDLYRAISAGNFPSWSVALQILSLEDVKNADIDVFDITKILPVDMYPLHHVGQLVLDRTPENFFAEVEQLAYNPANLVPGIQGGVDKLFEARRLSYRDALYYRLGANFNNIPVNCPFNTKPLTYNRDGRPPVKDNQKSNPNYHPNSFNGPVSYVDFNYFEVLQIIEKEANNTDQIREFYLYGMSDEERNRLIENIRSSLVSAARFLQKRAIALFESIHPDFGYRVDQALASNTTMPF, from the exons ATGCatcgttttattttacttatccCCTTAGTGTTAGCTTATCACAGTGATCCATCGAAACAGTTGGAAGAGTTTAAAGACGTCACTAAG ATACCTATAGGCTTTATGACAACAAGCAATGGCGCTATGGTTGAAACCAAACATGGATCAAGTACATTGAACACAAGACTAATACACAATGAATACTTCATGGATTCCCTAACTCATTTATCCCGGGAGCGGATACCAGAGCGTGTAGTACACGCAAACGGTGCTGCTGCCTTCGGCTACTTCGAGGTAACCCATGACATCAGCCACATTTGCAAAGCACAATTATTCTCATCAGTTGGAAAGAAAACGCCTATAGCAATAAGATTTTCGACTATTGCCCCTGAAAGAGGAGCAAGTAATACGGTCAGGGATGCAAGAGGCTTTGCAGTGAAGTTCTACACTGAAGATGGAAACTTTGATATCGTCGGCCTAAACCAGCCTACATTCGTCTTAAAGGATCCACTCTTTTTCACTACCTTCGCGCATACAATGAAACGCAACCCTGCAACTGATCTACCAGACGCGAACATGAAATGGGACTTTTTAACACTGCGTCCAGAATCATGGAATACTTTTATTAGAGTCTTTGGAGATAGAGGTATATTTGATGGCTATCGTTATATGCCTGGATTCAGTATTCATACCTACCAAGTAACGAATGAAGCTGGCACTCCCTATTTCGTCCGATTCCATTTCATCCCAAATGCGGGCGAGAAGACATTAACATCAGAACAAGCTGCAAAAATACAATCTACGGATCCAGATTACGAAAAACGTGATCTTTATAGAGCAATTTCAGCTGGTAATTTCCCATCTTGGTCGGTCGCCCTGCAAATATTATCTCTGGAAGATGTTAAAAATGCGGACATTGATGTTTTTGATATAACCAAAATTCTACCGGTAGATATGTATCCATTACACCACGTTGGGCAGTTAGTACTAGATAGAACTCCAGAAAACTTTTTCGCTGAGGTTGAACAGCTAGCATACAATCCAGCTAATTTAGTCCCTGGCATACAAGGTGGTGTCGACAAACTGTTTGAAGCACGACGTTTGTCTTACAGAGATGCTCTTTATTACCGTTTAGGTGCAAACTTCAATAACATTCCTGTTAATTGTCCATTTAATACTAAACCTCTAACATATAATCGCGATGGCCGACCGCCAGTTAAAGATAATCAGAAATCAAACCCAAATTACCACCCAAACTCGTTTAATGGTCCAGTTTCATATGTGGACTTCAACTATTTTGaagtattacaaattattgaaaaagaaGCAAATAATACCGATCAAATAAGAGAGTTCTATTTATATGGAATGTCGGATGAAGAGAGAAATAGGTTGATTGAAAATATTCGGTCCAGTTTAGTATCAGCTGCAAGATTTCTGCAAAAACGGGCGATTGCTTTATTTGAAAGCATTCATCCAGACTTCGGGTATAGAGTTGATCAAGCTCTAGCCTCCAACACCACGATGCCCTTCTAA
- the LOC110993510 gene encoding catalase-like, with protein sequence MYRFLVVLAVVGAVEDPAANQLIMFKERTTGPIGIMTTSAGGPVEHKDTNTLNSRLIFNEFFMESVTHAVRERIPERVVHAVAGGAFGYFEVTHDISHICKAKLFSKVGKKTPVAARFSPVVVERGGSDTSRDARGFAVKFYTEEGNFDIVGFNTPMFLYKDPVIFPTFVHSLKKNPASNLFDANSFWDFLTLQPETFHMFLLVFGDRGIPDGYHHMPGFGIHTFEVVNEHGTKYFVRFHFVPDAGIKNLRSEEAKKISAEDADYNTRLLYRSIANGDFPSWTVSLQVLSLDDVKNAKIDVFDVTKVLPLDEYPLTPVGKMVLNKNAVNYFAEIEQLAFSPGNLVPGILGGPDKLFEGRRLAYREAQHYRLGVNFNKIPVNCPIQSKVLEYNRDGRPPLKDNGKDIPNYYPNSFNGPVPYKDQKRVELLQIFEEDPNNFDQARELYTNEMTTEERRRLVENVLYRLAPAAKFLQERAVKIFYVIHPDLGSKIEQGLLVNSTKHYWDDY encoded by the exons ATGTATAGGTTTTTAGTTGTTTTGGCGGTTGTCGGCGCAGTTGAGGATCCAGCAGCGAACCAACTTATAATGTTTAAGGAAAGGACAACG gGTCCGATTGGTATTATGACAACCAGCGCTGGAGGACCTGTAGAGCATAAAGACACAAACACATTAAATTCacgattaatttttaatgagttTTTTATGGAATCTGTAACGCATGCAGTTCGAGAACGCATACCGGAGAGAGTTGTTCACGCGGTGGCTGGAGGAGCATTTGGCTACTTCGAAGTAACCCACGACATCTCGCATATCTGCAAAGCAAAATTATTCAGTAAGGTGGGAAAGAAGACGCCTGTAGCTGCTAGGTTTTCTCCAGTAGTTGTAGAACGAGGTGGAAGCGACACATCAAGAGACGCCCGTGGCTTTGCAGTCAAATTTTACACAGAAGAAGGAAACTTCGATATTGTGGGATTTAATACGCCAATGTTCCTTTACAAAGACCCTGTCATCTTTCCTACTTTTGTGCATTCATTAAAGAAAAACCCAGCAAGTAACTTATTTGATGCGAACTCTTTTTGGGATTTCCTCACTCTTCAACCGGAGACATTCCATATGTTTCTTTTGGTTTTTGGAGATCGTGGCATTCCTGATGGCTATCATCATATGCCTGGGTTCGGTATACATACTTTCGAAGTAGTAAATGAACATGgtacaaaatatttcgtaAGATTTCACTTCGTACCTGACGCTGGCATTAAGAATTTGCGTTCAGAAGAGGCAAAGAAAATAAGTGCAGAAGATGCTGACTATAATACTAGATTACTCTACCGATCAATTGCAAATGGTGACTTCCCTAGCTGGACGGTTAGTTTACAGGTACTGAGTCTAGATGACGTGAAAAATGCTAAAATAGATGTATTTGACGTTACAAAAGTGCTGCCTTTAGATGAATATCCCTTGACACCTGTGGGTAAAATGGTTCTAAACAAAAACGCCGTAAACTATTTCGCTGAAATAGAGCAGTTAGCATTCAGTCCAGGAAATCTAGTACCAGGTATTCTTGGTGGCCCTGATAAGTTGTTTGAAGGTCGTCGTTTAGCGTACAGAGAAGCTCAGCACTATCGTTTGggtgtcaattttaataaaattcccGTTAATTGTCCGATACAGTCTAAAGTTTTGGAGTATAACAGAGATGGAAGGCCTCCATTAAAAGATAACGGAAAAGATATACCAAACTATTATCCGAATTCATTCAATGGTCCCGTTCCATACAAGGACCAGAAACGAGTTGAGTTGTTACAAATTTTCGAGGAAGATCCTAACAATTTCGACCAAGCTAGAGAATTGTATACTAATGAAATGACAACAGAAGAAAGGAGACGTTTAGtcgaaaatgttttgtatagaTTAGCGCCGGCCGCGAAATTTCTGCAAGAAAGGGCTGTCAAGATATTTTACGTAATTCACCCAGACCTTGGCAGTAAAATAGAGCAAGGGTTACTGGTTAATAGTACAAAACACTATTGGgatgattattaa
- the LOC110993514 gene encoding catalase-like, translated as MYRFIVLLFSIIVLAFDDDPAQQIEVFRKKTKGPIGIMTTSNGVPVPLRETTSTLNTRLLFNEYLLDSITHIFRERIPERFVHAKGGGAFGYFEVTHDISHITKAKIFSAVGKRTPIVARFSPINPERGGNDLLRDARGFAVRFYTEDGNFDFVGFNTEMFSIKDPIDFTMFTHTQKRNPATNLFDANMLWDFITLRPESMHIFLRVFGDRGIPDGYRYMPGFSIHTYQFVNEKGEYYFVRFHFIPDGGIRFLTAEQARMISKEDADYCIRDLYRAIEGGDYPSWTLSFQILTLDEVKNSEMDVFDVTRVLPIEKYPLHPVGKMVLNKNPKNYFAEVEQLAFSPSNLIPGILGGVDKIFEMRRLAYRSAQYHRLGANFNKIRVNCPFRSLTYNRDGEAPVKDNERDIPNYYPNSFNGPIPYVEESKLIQIVEHPPYNFDQARDLYENQLSAGEKERLVENILYSLGSVTKFLQEKGVEVLSLVSRDLASRVEQGLLSNVTTNYLDNYKK; from the exons ATGTATcgatttattgttttacttttttcgATAATAGTTTTAGCTTTTGACGATGACCCCGCTCAGCAGATTGAAGTTTTCCGAAAGAAAACAAAG gGACCTATTGGCATTATGACAACGAGTAATGGAGTACCGGTTCCTTTACGTGAAACAACAAGTACCTTGAACACTAGATTACTTTTTAACGAATATCTACTGGATTCTATAACACATATCTTTCGGGAGCGTATCCCGGAACGTTTTGTTCACGCAAAGGGAGGTGGAGCATTCGGCTACTTTGAAGTAACTCATGATATATCGCATATAACTAAAGCTAAAATTTTCAGTGCGGTAGGAAAGAGAACACCCATCGTGGCCAGATTTTCACCCATCAACCCCGAAAGGGGAGGCAACGACCTTCTAAGAGACGCGAGAGGTTTTGCCGTCAGATTCTACACAGAGGATGGTAATTTTGATTTCGTAGGatttaatacagaaatgttttcCATCAAAGACCCCATTGACTTCACAATGTTCACTCACACTCAGAAAAGGAATCCAGCTACTAATCTATTTGACGCTAATATGCTGTGGGATTTCATCACTCTTCGACCGGAAAGTATGCACATATTCTTACGAGTATTTGGAGATCGAGGCATCCCTGATGGGTATCGTTATATGCCAGGTTTTTCTATACACACGTATCAGTTTGTAAACGAAAAAGGTGAATATTATTTCGTTAGATTCCATTTTATACCTGATGGTGGGATAAGGTTTTTGACGGCAGAACAAGCAAGAATGATCAGTAAAGAAGATGCCGATTATTGTATTCGTGACTTGTACAGAGCTATCGAGGGAGGTGATTATCCATCATGGACATTATCATTCCAGATACTGACCCTGGATGAGGTTAAGAATTCAGAAATGGATGTATTTGATGTAACAAGAGTTCTTCCGATTGAGAAATATCCACTACACCCAGTAGGAAAGAtggtattaaacaaaaacccAAAGAACTACTTTGCCGAAGTTGAGCAATTGGCGTTTAGCCCTTCGAATTTAATACCGGGAATTCTTGGTGGCGttgacaaaatatttgaaatgagAAGATTGGCGTATCGTTCTGCACAATATCACAGACTTGGGGCCAACTTTAACAAAATCCGTGTGAATTGTCCGTTTAGATCGCTAACGTACAATCGCGATGGTGAAGCGCCGGTTAAAGACAATGAGAGAGATATTCCTAATTACTATCCTAACTCGTTCAACGGACCTATACCCTATGTAGAAGAgtctaaattaatacaaatagtcGAACATCCACCTTATAATTTTGATCAAGCCAGAGATTTGTACGAGAATCAGTTGTCTGCTGGTGAAAAAGAGAGActtgttgaaaatattttgtatagtttGGGCTCTGTGACCAAGTTCCTGCAGGAAAAGGGTGTAGAAGTTCTTAGTCTAGTGTCACGTGATCTTGCTAGTAGAGTTGAACAAGGTCTACTGTCAAATGTGACAACGAACTATTtggataattataaaaaatag
- the LOC110993498 gene encoding dnaJ homolog dnj-5, translating into MARSPKDDPRFSDSAWKYHGDTGENHSLPDINHTISPSTNVLNESLYTSPNFTTDVYKNQYNVQAPDIAPNKEENIAFNTMPNVNRYQRQNYGNAMLNLGNGQLVRVFYDENNQQLIFPMSGQYELFSNNQGLCDKPVHPTQPPHMFTLNQDFARSHNSHAPTATIQNTVYNQDVNAAANQPTSNFLKEVLGNWEPNSSGTYSPFGQNYPLNHPEPPITMIPNPQISEFNAQLKQDQSPKRNENSPLADTSTKKRIVAEVKPMRPSYSDVLSKNSKNTNSELNKTKLQNNIDTKLNNKQQKLDKPGGKIQNNDKNRGEKKQTSTVSSGSDSGDINTDDNEKCQKPNKKSKNRRNNMSRKWSSLDDVTNEEEHSPNQENESQFVFIKTNEKPKKEKKIEKPKASETVDDIKQDEEESQFVLQDGQSDGKSKKKREPRGYHKPIKPVKDKKSPTQTKVRRNKPWYLGLAQSYLEHWGDATWKALVWLLYLLSDVCHMSLHLSFDLCTSVFTQSYVSCQAVWSRSKEWLSKLQDNKYLTYIDRKFGHTRFGFWRKLKWFKKEREMESDNESNKLNANIPLPATGEEAMKRLLACQGKDPYSILGVSEMCTDEEIKRYYRRQAFLVHPDKNQQPGAEEAFKILQHAFDLIGEPERREEYERKARESRHVEAAWSEFSELLAQLHRKMEFAANTIRCTNCGRRHKRVATDRPCYAARYCSQCKIRHSAKEGDIWAESSMWGLLVMYYACMDGAVYQITQWATCQKKNLKQLRADCHIVQYRIVLGNKAPAAHLASKTGPEPNLEEFLNNLYNKSGVMTNTATKQPPAENDVKKRRNKKAKAS; encoded by the exons ATGGCAAGGTCGCCGAAAGATGATCCGAGGTTTAGCGACTCTGCATGGAAATATCACGGTGACACCGGTGAAAATCATAGTTTACCAGATATAAACCACACTATATCACCTTCAACAAACGTTCTAAATGAAAGCCTATACACCAGTCCAAATTTTACTACCGATGTGTACAAGAATCAATACAACGTGCAGGCGCCCGATATCGCGCCTAATAAGGAGGAAAATATTGCTTTCAACACAATGCCCAATGTCAATCGATATCAGAGACAGAATTATGGCAATGCAATGCTTAATTTAGGTAATGGGCAATTGGTCAGAGTATTTTATGATGAAAACAATCAACAACTAATATTTCCAATGTCAGGCCAATATGAACTCTTCAGTAACAATCAAGGGCTTTGTGATAAGCCAGTACATCCTACCCAACCCCCACATATGTTTACACTTAATCAAGATTTTGCTAGGAGCCATAATTCTCATGCACCAACAGCTACTATACAAAATACAGTCTATAATCAAGATGTTAATGCTGCGGCTAATCAACCTACTTCGAACTTTTTAAAGGAAGTGTTAGGCAATTGGGAACCAAATTCCAGTGGAACATATTCTCCATTTGGTCAAAATTATCCCTTAAATCACCCTGAGCCACCAATAACAATGATACCTAatcctcagatttctgaattcaATGCTCAGCTAAAACAAGACCAATCTCCTAAAAGGAATGAAAATAGTCCTTTAGCTGATACAAGTACTAAAAAACGCATAGTAGCTGAAGTGAAACCTATGCGCCCCAGTTATTCTGATGTTCTTAGTAAAAACAGCAAAAACACAAActctgaattaaataaaactaaacttcAAAACAACATAGATACAAAACTGAATAATAAACAACAGAAACTAGACAAACCTGGtggaaaaatacaaaataatgataaaaacagAGGTGAGAAGAAACAAACTAGCACAGTTTCTTCTGGAAGTGACTCTGGAGACATCAATACTGATGATAATGAAAAATGTCAGAAGCctaataaaaaatccaaaaatagACGTAACAACATGTCTCGCAAATGGTCTTCTCTTGATGATGTAACAAATGAAGAAGAGCATTCTCCAAATCAAGAAAATGAAAGTCAGTTTGTCTTCATCAAAACTAATGAAAAGCCaaagaaagagaaaaaaattgaaaagccTAAAGCCTCTGAAACTGTCGACGACATTAAGCAGGATGAAGAAGAGTCACAGTTTGTGCTCCAAGATGGGCAAAGTGATGGAAAATCTAAAAAGAAGAGAGAGCCCCGAGGTTACCACAAACCTATCAAGCCTGTGAAGGACAAAAAGTCTCCAACACAGACTAAAGTAAGGCGTAATAAGCCTTGGTACCTGGGGCTAGCTCAAAGCTACCTGGAACACTGGGGAGATGCAACATGGAAAGCACTTGTCTggttgctttatttattatctgatGTATGTCATATGAGTCTTCACCTTTCATTTGACTT GTGTACATCAGTATTTACGCAATCATATGTTAGCTGTCAAGCAGTATGGAGTCGCAGCAAGGAGTGGCTTTCAAAACTGCAGGACAATAAATATCTTACGTATATTGACAGAAAATTTGGTCATACCAGATTTGGTTTTTGGAGAAAACTGAAGTGGTTTAAAAAAg AGAGAGAAATGGAAAGCGACAACGAGTCAAACAAGCTGAACGCAAATATACCACTACCAGCGACTGGTGAAGAAGCTATGAAGCGGCTTCTGGCTTGCCAAGGGAAAGATCCATATAG CATTTTAGGTGTAAGCGAGATGTGTACAGATGAAGAAATAAAACGTTATTACCGTCGACAAGCGTTTCTCGTTCACCCAGACAAGAATCAGCAACCAGGCGCCGAAGAAGCCTTCAAAATATTACAACATGCCTTCGATCTTATAGGCGAACCG gAGCGCCGGGAAGAGTACGAGCGCAAGGCGCGTGAGTCCCGACACGTGGAAGCCGCCTGGAGCGAGTTCAGCGAACTGCTGGCACAGCTGCATCGCAAAATGGAGTTTGCCGCTAACACGATAcg ATGCACCAACTGCGGACGTCGCCATAAACGCGTAGCGACGGACCGGCCCTGTTACGCGGCGCGATACTGCTCGCAGTGCAAGATTCGACACTCCGCTAAAGAA GGCGACATCTGGGCAGAGTCGAGTATGTGGGGCTTGCTGGTGATGTACTACGCGTGTATGGATGGAGCTGTTTATCAGATTACACAATGGGCCACTTGTCAG aaaaaaaacctaaaacagTTGCGCGCTGATTGTCACATCGTACAATACCGTATTGTACTCGGGAATAAGGCGCCTGCGGCTCATCTTGCGAGTAAAACTGG ccCAGAACCAAACTTGGAAgagtttttaaacaatttgtacaATAAATCTGGTGTAATGACAAACACTGCAACGAAACAGCCTCCCGCCGAAAATGACGTCAAAAAGCGACGCAATAAAAAAGCTAAAGCTTCATAA